A segment of the Bradyrhizobium sp. CCBAU 53340 genome:
ATCCGGGCCAGCTGACCCGGGCGGCCGTGGAGCTTGCCAAGGACTGGCGCACCGACCGCTACCTCCGCCGGCTGGAGGCCATGATGATCGTGGCCGACAAGGACGTCTCCCTGGTGCTGACAGGCACCGGCGACGTGCTCGAGCCCGAGGCCGGCGTGATGGCGATCGGCTCCGGCGGCAATTACGCGTTGGCCGCGGCCCGCGCCCTTGTTGACACCGACAAGGACGCCGAGACCATCGTCCGCCGCTCCCTCGACATCGCCGCCGACATCTGCGTCTACACCAACCGCAACGTCACTATCGAAGCGCTGTCCACCGGTTAGGTCGTGGAGACCGGCTACACCTTCCGCCCCCTGACCACCGCCGATCTGCCGCTGGTCCGGCGGTGGCTGGGCGAAGCCCAGGTATGCCAGTGGTGGGGCGATCCGGATGAACAGTTTGCGCTGGTGAGCGGCGATCTCGACGAACCGGCGATGGACCAGTTCATCGTGTTGGCCGGCAACCGGCCGTTCGGCTATCTTCAATGTTACCGCCTGACCGCCTGGAATACGGGCTTCGGGCCGCAACCCGAGGGCACGCGTGGGATCG
Coding sequences within it:
- the hslV gene encoding ATP-dependent protease subunit HslV — translated: MQDSQNSPPVWHGTTILTVRKGGKVVVGGDGQVSIGQTVIKSNAKKVRKLGKGDVIGGFAGATADAFTLFERLESKLEQYPGQLTRAAVELAKDWRTDRYLRRLEAMMIVADKDVSLVLTGTGDVLEPEAGVMAIGSGGNYALAAARALVDTDKDAETIVRRSLDIAADICVYTNRNVTIEALSTG
- a CDS encoding GNAT family N-acetyltransferase encodes the protein METGYTFRPLTTADLPLVRRWLGEAQVCQWWGDPDEQFALVSGDLDEPAMDQFIVLAGNRPFGYLQCYRLTAWNTGFGPQPEGTRGIDQFIGESDMIGRGHGSAFIRKFVDEQFGNGLPRMVTDPDPLNARALRAYEKSGFVRDRMVETPDGPALLMVREP